From Acomys russatus chromosome 2, mAcoRus1.1, whole genome shotgun sequence, one genomic window encodes:
- the Msc gene encoding LOW QUALITY PROTEIN: musculin (The sequence of the model RefSeq protein was modified relative to this genomic sequence to represent the inferred CDS: deleted 1 base in 1 codon) has protein sequence MSTGSVSDPDDMEMRGLQRVYPDPVPKRPPLHSTERGYASPSDNSSAEEEDPDGEEEPCSLGAAGAEGGCKRKRPRVAGSGGAGGNGAGGGGKKPLLPKASAAECKQSQRNAANARERARMRVLSKAFSRLKTSLPWVPPDTKLSKLDTLRLASSYIAHLRQLLQEDRYENGYVHPVNLTWPFVVSGRPDSDTKEVSAANRLCGTSA, from the exons ATGTCCACCGGCTCGGTGAGTGACCCGGACGACATGGAGATGCGAGGGCTGCAGCGGGTCTACCCGGACCCGGTCCCCAAGAGGCCGCCTCTGCACAGCACGGAACGCGGCTACGCCTCGCCCAGTGACAATTCTTCCGCGGAAGAGGAGGACCCAGACGGCGAAGAGGAGCCCTGCTCTCTAGGAGCCGCGGGCGCCGAGGGTGGCTGCAAGAGAAAGCGGCCCCGCGTGGCTGGCTCTGGCGGCGCAGGTGGCAATGGTGCTGGCGGCGGCGGCAAAAAGCCGCTCCTGCCCAAGGCCTCCGCTGCCGAGTGCAAGCAGTCCCAACGAAATGCCGCTAACGCCCGCGAGCGCGCCCGGATGCGCGTGCTGAGCAAAGCTTTCTCCAGACTCAAGACCAGCCTACCCTGGGTGCCGCCGGACACCAAGCTTTCCAAACTGGACACATTGCGCCTG GCTTCCAGTTACATCGCGCACCTGCGCCAGCTGCTGCAGGAGGACCGCTACGAGAATGGCTACGTGCACCCGGTGAACCTG ACGTGGCCATTCGTGGTCTCTGGGCGGCCAGACTCTGACACCAAAGAAGTGTCTGCAGCCAACAGACTTTGTGGAACTTCCGCTTAA